In the genome of Kallotenue papyrolyticum, the window CCATCGAGGCGCGCGAACTGGCCGAGGTACCCGACGAGGAGGCCGAGGAGCTGGCCTTGATCTACCAGGCCAAGGGCCTCTCCGAACAGGAGGCGCGCGCGTTGGCCCGGCGGCTGATGAGCAGCCACGACAGCGCGCTCGATACCCTGGCGCGCGAGGAGCTGGGCATTGATCCGGAGGAGCTGGGCGGCTCGGCCTGGGAAGCCGCCGCCTTTTCATTCCTGCTCTTCGCGCTGGGCGCGATTATCCCGGTGCTGCCGTTTCTGCTCATCGCCGGGCAGGGCGCCGTGCTCGCCAGCCTGCTGGTCAGCGCGCTGGGGCTGTTCGCCATCGGCGCGGGCATCACGCTGCTGACCGGGCGCAGCGTCTGGTTTTCGGGCCTGCGCCAGGTGGTGCTGGGACTGCTGGCCGCGGCGATCACCTACGGCGTCGGGCATCTGTTCGGTGTTGCACTGAGTTAGGACGAGGTGATCGTATGGCACGCTCCTCCCAAGCCGCGGCGCCACGCGCCGTGGATCGCGCCCTGGTGCTGCTGCTGATCGGCGCGGCGCTGCTGATCGGGTTCAGCCTGCTCAGCCTGGTGCTGGTGCGGCAGCGCACGCCGCCGCTCGCGCCCGCCGATACGCCCGAAGGCGTGGTGCAGCGCTTCTACCAGGCAGCCTACGCCGGTGATTATGCCGCCGCGCATGCGCTGCTGAGTCGCTCTGTCGCGGCGCGAGTGACACCTGTCGAACTGGAGCGCCGGCTCAGCGCCGATCTGCGCAACACGCAGCTGCGCGTGCTGCGCGTGCGCAGCTATGGCGACAGCGCCGATGTCGAGATCGAACTGTTGCACGTCGCGCCCGGCGGGCTGTTCGGCGCACATGAGTGGCGCGAAGAGCGCACCGTGGTGCTGCGGCGCGAAGACGGGCAGTGGCGCATCAGCGAAGGCGCATTCTACCTTCCCTGGGAGTAGGCCGTTATGAACATCATCGTTGTACGGCGCGTGTACCTGTACAGCGCTGCGCTGATCGGATTGCTGATGCTGGCCGCCGGCCTGCGTACGCTGGTGAGCATGCTGCTGGAAATGTTGCTGGCGCCGCCGGCGCTGGGCCTGGCCGGCGCTGCCACGCGCGTCAGCCTGGGCAGCGCGCTGGTGATCGTCGGTGGGCTGCTGTGGGCCGGCCACTGGTGGTGGGCGCAGCGCAGCCTGACGCAGCCCGACGAACGGTCGTCGGCGCTGCGCCGCCTGTACGGCTACCTGGTGCTGGGCATCACCATGCTGCGCCTGCTGTTCGCCGCCGCCGATCTGCTGGCCCTGGCGCTGGGTGCCGCGCCGGACGACGGACGCGCGCCGTCGCTGATGGCCACGCTGCTGGTCGACGGTGTGATCTGGCTCTACCACTGGCGCATCCTGGGCGCGGATCGCGTGACGGTGGAAGTGGAGGGCGCGCCGGCGACGCTGCGGCGCTGGTATCTGGTGGTGATCCAGGCGGTGAGCCTGACCCTAGCCGGCTTCAACGCCGCGCGCCTGCTGACGCTCGCGCTACGCCGGTTGCTGCCGATGATCACCGCGGCAGACCAGCGCGCCGCGCTGATCTATCCGCTCGCCGGCCTGATCGCCGGCGTGGCGGTGTGGCTGCCGCATCATCGCTGGGCGCTGCGCCTGGTGCAGCGCGACGCGCCCATGCAACCCGATGAAGCTCGCTCGACGCTGCGCCAGGTGTACGGCGCGCTGGTAGTGAGCGTGACGGCGATCATCGCGCTGAGCGCGCTGGCGACGCTGCTCTACGGCGGGCTGCTGGCGCTGTTCGGCGTGGCGACCGATCTCGGCGACTACCTGGAGCCGCTGGCTGCAGCGCTGGTCAGCCTGCCGCTGTGGTGGTATCACCGCCAGGTGCTGCTGCTGGAAGGGATGCTGGGCACGCCACCTACGCGCGCCGCGGTGGCGCGCCGCATCAACGGTTACTTGCTGGCGGCGATCGGGCTGCTGGGCGTGTTCGTTGGCCTGGCCACGCTGCTGACCAATCTGCTGCGGCTGTGGTTGCTGCCCGCCGCGCTGGGCGAGGGCTGGCAGCGCGGTCTAAGCCTGGGTCTGGCCCTAACGCTGGTGGCGCTGCCGGTCTATGCCGTCACCAGCTACCACCTGGAAGGCTGGACGCGGCGCGAGCCCGCCGAGGAGCGCACGCTGGCACGGCGCGTGTATCTCTACGGCGCGCTGCTGGCGCTGCTGATCACCGTGATCGTGGCGCTGGTAGCACTGTTGCAGGAGCTGCTGGCGCGGGCGCTGGGCGCGGCCGAGCCCAGCACCGATCTGAGCCCGGTGATCAGCGTGCTGCTGGTCGGCCTGCCGCTGCTGGGCTCCTACCTGCGGCTGCTGCGTCGTGCGCAGACGGCACGCAGCGCGACGGAGGCGCAGCTGCGCGTGGCGCTGGTCGTTGAACCGGAGTGGGCAGCGCCACTGGCCGCCGCGCTGCGGCGTGAACTGCCGGGTGTGCAGCTTCAGGTCGCCGCGCCCGACGACGCGGCACAGGTGGCTGCCGCGCTGAACGGCGCCGAGCTGCTGATCAGCAGCCTGACCGCGACCTGGCGCGCGCCTACCGCTGCCGCGCTCGGCAGCTTCGGGGGCCGACGGCTGGTGCTGGCCACGCCCCTGCCCGACGCTGAGCTGATCGGGGCGCCGTCACGCCCCGATGCACTGGCGCACGCCCTGACGCGTCGCGTGCGCGAGTTGCTTGCCGCCGCACCGGCCCAGCCGCCGGCATCGCCACCGGCGGCAGCCCCTCATGCCGGAGGTGAAGCATGCGCGCCATGATCCTGAAGGCGCCCGGCCAGCCGCTGGCGCCGGCCGAGCTGCCTACACCCACGCCGGGAGCGCGCCAGGCACTGATCCAGGTGCACGCCTGCGCCGTGTGTCGCACCGATCTCCACATCGTGGACGGCGAGCTGCCCGAGCCCAAACTGCCGCTGATCCCCGGCCACCAGATCGTGGGCACGGTGGTGGCCGTCGGGCCCGACGTGCAGCGCCTGGCGGTCGGCCAGCGCGTGGGCGTGCCCTGGCTGGGCTGGACCTGCGGCACATGTCGCTTTTGCCGCAGCGGACGCGAGAACCTGTGCGATCGGGCACGCTTCACCGGCTACCAGCTCGACGGCGGCTATGCCGAGTACACTGTGGCCGACGAGCGCTTCTGCTTTGCGCTGCCCGCCGACTACGCAGATGTCGAGGCCGCGCCGCTGCTGTGCGCCGGCCTGATCGGCTACCGCGCACTGCGGCTGGCCGGCGACGCGCAACGCCTGGGGATCTATGGCTTCGGCGCTGCCGCGCACATCATCACCCAGATCGCACGCTGGCAGGGACGCCAGGTCTTCGCCTTCACCCGGCCGGACGACCACGCAACGCAGCAGTTTGCCCGCGCGCTGGGCGCTGTTTGGGTCGGCGCGTCCGATCAACCGCCGCCGGAAGAACTGGAGGCCGCGCTCATCTTCGCGCCGGTGGGCGCGCTGGTGCCCGCCGCGCTGCGCGCCGTCGGCAAGGGCGGCGTGGTGGTCTGCGGCGGCATCCACATGAGCGATATCCCTTCCCTGCCCTACGCCCTGCTGTGGGGCGAGCGCGTGCTGCGCTCGGTCGCCAATCTGACGCGGCAGGACGGCGAGGAGCTGCTGGCGCTCGCCCCGCGCGTGCCGGTGCGCACCAGCACCACCGTGTTTGCGCTGGAACAGGCTAACACAGCCCTGGAGCGCCTGCGGCAGGGCCGGCTCCAAGGCGCGGCGGTGCTGATTCCCTAAGCCTTTATCCTTCTGGGAGAAGGCCATAAAACCTGTGGCTGACCACCCCACGGCACCGGGCGTTAGGCACAGATCACATCGTTTAGAGCCGCATCGCTTGTGATGGGCATACACGTCGGTCAAACGAGAGCGGCTGGTGCTATTTGGAATGGCCCAGCTGCTTGGAGTCATGACACGCGCACTTCAGGAGCCGAACGATCTGTTCTTCGGTCAACCAACGCTGTTTGTCTCAAGGGTGTCCTCCCTGGCACATTCTACCGGACACCCCCTGATCGGTAATCGGGTTCAGGGCTACCGGTGAGAGCATCTAACGACTGCACATGAACCGCATGTTGTCGGCGTATCGCCACGAGCGATTGCTTGGGAATAGAGGTGCATTTCCTCAGCGCAGCCACGGAGCATGAGCCAAACTCAACCACGCGTTCCAACCAACCGGCACGTGAGTCGTAGCTCATCGTCTCGATCACACGTATCCACAGCCTAATCAAGCGCTTCCACCTGCGTATATATTCGTTCACCCGCCGTGAGTATTTCGTTCCAGCCAGCTTCGTAATCTCTATCACAATACTAGCAGACACCACCCTAGCAGCATCGACTGCCGGAACTCTCGCGTAAGGAGTGTCGTATGCTAGCTGCAGTAGTTCACGAGTTCAAAGCACCGCTGGTGATCGAGGACGTTCCAAAACCAACCCCAGGTCCAGGAGAAATCATCGTCAAAATCGAGGCGTCAGGCCTGTGCCACACCGACATTCATGCCGCACACGGTGACTGGCCGGTCAAACCGACGTTGCCCTTCATTCCTGGACACGAGGGTGTCGGCATCGTTGAAAGTATCGGCCCGGGCGTAGCTGAAGTAAAGGAGGGCGATCGCGTCGCCGTACCATGGCTGGGCTATGCCTGTGGCGCATGCGAGTATTGTGCGTCGGGCTGGGAAACGCTATGTCTGCATCAAAAGAACACAGGCTACTCGATCAACGGCGGGTATGCCGAGTACGTCAAGGCCTACGCTAAATATGTCGGCAAGGTTCCAACCGGTGTCTCGCCACTCGATGCAGCGCCACTCACCTGCGCTGGTGTAACAACCTACAAGGCGCTCAAAGTGTCGGGGGCACGGCCATCAGATCTGGTCGCGATCTTCGGCGTTGGCGGGCTGGGACATCTCGCCCTCCAGTATGCCAAGATCGCCGGCGCCAGCGTTGTAGCGGTAGATATTACTGACGAGAAGCTGGCGTTGGCAAAGGAACTGGGTGCCGATTATACTCTCAACGCCCAGACACAAGACCCCGCGGAAGAATTGAAAAAACTAGGAGGAGCGGACGCAGCAATTGCCACAGCGGTCTCACCCAAGGCCTTCGAGCAGGCCTTCGGCTCACTCCGGCGTGGCGGTACCCTCGTCCTCGTCGGTCTGCCAGCGGAGAACTACCTCCGACTACCGATCTTCGAGACGGTGCTCAACGGCATCACGGTCGTCGGATCGATCGTTGGCACGCGTGTCGATCTGGCCGAGACCTTTGAGCTACATGCCGCCGG includes:
- a CDS encoding DUF5671 domain-containing protein: MNIIVVRRVYLYSAALIGLLMLAAGLRTLVSMLLEMLLAPPALGLAGAATRVSLGSALVIVGGLLWAGHWWWAQRSLTQPDERSSALRRLYGYLVLGITMLRLLFAAADLLALALGAAPDDGRAPSLMATLLVDGVIWLYHWRILGADRVTVEVEGAPATLRRWYLVVIQAVSLTLAGFNAARLLTLALRRLLPMITAADQRAALIYPLAGLIAGVAVWLPHHRWALRLVQRDAPMQPDEARSTLRQVYGALVVSVTAIIALSALATLLYGGLLALFGVATDLGDYLEPLAAALVSLPLWWYHRQVLLLEGMLGTPPTRAAVARRINGYLLAAIGLLGVFVGLATLLTNLLRLWLLPAALGEGWQRGLSLGLALTLVALPVYAVTSYHLEGWTRREPAEERTLARRVYLYGALLALLITVIVALVALLQELLARALGAAEPSTDLSPVISVLLVGLPLLGSYLRLLRRAQTARSATEAQLRVALVVEPEWAAPLAAALRRELPGVQLQVAAPDDAAQVAAALNGAELLISSLTATWRAPTAAALGSFGGRRLVLATPLPDAELIGAPSRPDALAHALTRRVRELLAAAPAQPPASPPAAAPHAGGEACAP
- a CDS encoding zinc-dependent alcohol dehydrogenase family protein; protein product: MRAMILKAPGQPLAPAELPTPTPGARQALIQVHACAVCRTDLHIVDGELPEPKLPLIPGHQIVGTVVAVGPDVQRLAVGQRVGVPWLGWTCGTCRFCRSGRENLCDRARFTGYQLDGGYAEYTVADERFCFALPADYADVEAAPLLCAGLIGYRALRLAGDAQRLGIYGFGAAAHIITQIARWQGRQVFAFTRPDDHATQQFARALGAVWVGASDQPPPEELEAALIFAPVGALVPAALRAVGKGGVVVCGGIHMSDIPSLPYALLWGERVLRSVANLTRQDGEELLALAPRVPVRTSTTVFALEQANTALERLRQGRLQGAAVLIP
- the adhP gene encoding alcohol dehydrogenase AdhP, which translates into the protein MLAAVVHEFKAPLVIEDVPKPTPGPGEIIVKIEASGLCHTDIHAAHGDWPVKPTLPFIPGHEGVGIVESIGPGVAEVKEGDRVAVPWLGYACGACEYCASGWETLCLHQKNTGYSINGGYAEYVKAYAKYVGKVPTGVSPLDAAPLTCAGVTTYKALKVSGARPSDLVAIFGVGGLGHLALQYAKIAGASVVAVDITDEKLALAKELGADYTLNAQTQDPAEELKKLGGADAAIATAVSPKAFEQAFGSLRRGGTLVLVGLPAENYLRLPIFETVLNGITVVGSIVGTRVDLAETFELHAAGKTRVIYDTRKLSQVNDAFAEVLSASVPARLVFDLAGGF